One window of Myripristis murdjan chromosome 8, fMyrMur1.1, whole genome shotgun sequence genomic DNA carries:
- the LOC115363676 gene encoding uncharacterized protein LOC115363676, translated as MPDPACSYLAQARLAAWKALGASPWVLSTMTQGYRIQFARRPPTSWTPTVLTVVNPQHKTVLQAEVSTLLEKGAIREVPRGHRQAGFYSRYFLVPKKDGGLRPILDLRGLNKYLRRLPCRMLTVPRVRQSICKGDWFVAVDLKDAYFQIPIWKGHWRFLRFTFDARTYEFRVLPFGISLAPRTFTRCMEAVLSPLRQRGIRILNYLDDWLLCAHSEDQCRAHLAVLLEHLQHLGLRLNRDKSRLEPSQRTQFLGLVVDSQTALMTLTQERQLSLEACLSHFRLGARVTWRLCLRLLGLMVSTAQTVPLALLHVRPVQRCLLGLGLSPKSHLQSTVLVTRRLRLALRWWENRENIGRGSTLGPMIHRHLVATDASLTGWGAVFRGNGVSGCWRGHYTEQHINILELKAVHLALRHFLPCIQGQHVLVRTDSVAAAAYINRQGGLGSPHLCKLAHQLWLWAYPRFQSLRAVHVPGLDNVAADRLSRGGPDPGGWRLHPQVVTDLWQRYGQATVDLFASRESTHCPLFFSLGRDNPPLGIDAMAHPWPRALLYAFPPFSLLQSLLRRVRMEEVRLVLVAPFWPHMTWFSDIPPLLDGTPWELPLRPDLLSQAQGTLVHPFAQGLRLWAWPLRGPSSPEILQFLQGLLDAGKSPSTLRGMVAAVKAARVGKYKLPEDVSNLISQFLKGARRRVGRCSRPPLPPWDLELVLGALERAPFEPLNSVDLKWLSIKTALLLALASAKRVGELQALSVHGDLCRFLPEEAGVVLQPNPAFLPKVFSDCPLNREVVELRSLYFSQMENGERRHSLVCPVRALRVYVLKTQALRKTDQLFVCFKPERLGQPLSKARLSHWIVDAIQQAYVGTGAPFPSGVRAHSTRGMATSWALWRGASISEICTAATWSVPSTFARFYQLNVAASMSLGERVLGVAQR; from the exons ATGCCAGATCCAGCCTGCTCCTACCTGGCTCAGGCACGTCTTGCAGCTTGGAAGGCGCTGGGTGCGAGCCCTTGGGTGCTCTCAACCATGACTCAGGGGTATCGTATTCAGTTTGCCCGTCGACCTCCTACCTCATGGACCCCAACGGTCCTCACGGTAGTGAATCCACAGCACAAGACTGTGCTCCAGGCCGAGGTCTCCACTCTGCTGGAGAAGGGGGCCATCAGAGAGGTGCCGCGAGGCCACAGGCAGGCTGGGTTTTACTCCCGGTATTTTCTTGTCCCGAAAAAGGATGGGGGGCTTCGTCCCATTTTAGACCTCCGGGGACTCAACAAATATCTGCGCCGTCTGCCTTGCAGGATGTTGACAGTACCAAGGGTGAGACAGTCCATCTGCAAAGGGGATTGGTTTGTCGCAGTAGACCTAAAGGACGCGTACTTCCAGATTCCTATCTGGAAAGGGCACTGGCGTTTTCTCCGGTTCACGTTCGACGCCCGGACATACGAGTTTCGTGTTCTGCCGTTCGGAATCTCCTTGGCTCCCCGCACCTTCACCAGGTGTATGGAGGCAGTCCTGTCACCTCTGAGACAGAGGGGGATCAGGATTCTGAATTATTTGGACGACTGGCTCCTGTGTGCACATTCAGAGGACCAATGTCGGGCCCATTTAGCCGTACTCCTAGAGCACCTACAACACCTCGGCCTACGTCTCAATCGAGACAAGAGCCGGCTGGAGCCTTCACAGAGGACGCAGTTCCTGGGCCTAGTGGTGGATTCCCAGACTGCGCTGATGACACTGACACAGGAGAGACAGCTATCCCTCGAAGCTTGCCTCTCACACTTCAGGCTGGGGGCCCGAGTTACATGGAGGCTGTGTCTCCGCCTCCTAGGGCTCATGGTATCGACAGCCCAGACTGTTCCATTGGCCCTCTTACACGTGCGCCCAGTACAGAGGTGTCTTCTAGGCCTAGGGCTGAGCCCCAAAAGTCACCTACAATCTACTGTGCTCGTCACCAGACGGTTACGGTTAGCCCTCCGTTGGTGGGAGAACAGGGAGAATATTGGCAGGGGGAGTACGTTAGGGCCGATGATACATCGCCATCTGGTAGCCACAGATGCTTCACTGACAGGCTGGGGAGCAGTGTTCAGAGGGAACGGTGTAAGTGGCTGCTGGCGCGGCCATTACACGGAGCAGCACATCAACATCCTGGAGCTGAAGGCAGTCCACCTTGCTCTCCGCCATTTCCTCCCATGCATCCAGGGCCAACATGTTCTGGTAAGGACAGACAGTGTGGCGGCAGCGGCTTACATCAACAGGCAGGGAGGCTTGGGTTCCCCTCACCTCTGCAAGCTGGCACATCAGCTGTGGCTGTGGGCGTACCCGAGGTTTCAATCCCTAAGGGCGGTGCATGTGCCGGGGCTGGACAATGTAGCAGCGGATCGGTTGTCCAGGGGAGGTCCGGACCCTGGAGGGTGGAGACTACACCCTCAGGTGGTCACGGACCTGTGGCAGCGGTATGGGCAAGCGACAGTCGACCTTTTCGCATCGCGGGAATCCACCCACTGTCCCCTGTTTTTCTCCCTAGGGAGAGACAACCCCCCACTCGGGATAGACGCCATGGCTCATCCATGGCCACGCGCCCTGCTCTATGCTTTTCCCCCGTTCAGCCTCCTTCAATCCCTCCTACGGAGAGTTCGGATGGAGGAGGTGAGGCTTGTCCTGGTGGCCCCATTTTGGCCTCACATGACATGGTTCTCGGACATCCCACCACTGTTGGACGGGACTCCATGGGAACTCCCACTGCGGCCGGACTTGCTGTCACAGGCGCAAGGAACTCTGGTTCATCCCTTCGCCCAGGGACTGAGGCTCTGGGCCTGGCCCCTGAGAGGACCGAGCT CCCCTGAGATTCTGCAGTTCCTGCAAGGGCTCTTAGATGCAGGGAAGTCACCTTCCACGCTTAGAGGAATGGTGGCTGCGGTCAAGGCAGCTCGAGTTGGGAAGTACAAATTGCCAGAGGATGTGTCCAACCTGATTTCTCAATTCCTTAAGGGGGCTAGGAGACGTGTTGGCCGTTGTAGTAGGCCGCCTCTCCCACCCTGGGATTTGGAGTTGGTCCTAGGGGCTTTGGAAAGGGCCCCGTTTGAGCCTCTGAATTCAGTGGACCTGAAGTGGCTGTCAATTAAGACCGCCCTCCTGCTGGCTCTGGCCTCTGCCAAGAGAGTCGGGGAACTGCAGGCTCTCTCAGTGCATGGGGACCTGTGCAGGTTCCTGCCGGAGGAAGCAGGGGTGGTCCTGCAGCCAAACCCTGCATTCCTCCCAAAGGTCTTTTCCGACTGTCCACTGAATAGAGAGGTGGTTGAACTTCGGTCTCTCTACTTCTCGCAGATGGAGAATGGAGAGCGCAGGCACTCGCTAGTGTGCCCTGTGCGGGCACTCAGGGTTTATGTGCTCAAGACACAGGCACTTAGGAAAACAGACCAGTTGTTTGTCTGCTTTAAGCCGGAACGGCTCGGTCAGCCATTGTCGAAAGCCCGTCTTTCCCACTGGATTGTGGATGCTATCCAGCAGGCATATGTGGGTACAGGGGCACCATTCCCTTCAGGTGTAAGGGCCCACTCTACCCGGGGAATGGCGACATCCTGGGCATTATGGCGCGGTGCATCTATAAGTGAGATCTGCACAGCTGCCACTTGGTCTGTCCCTTCCACTTTTGCTCGGTTCTACCAACTTAATGTGGCTGCAAGCATGTCCTTGGGTGAGCGGGTGCTTGGCGTAGCCCAACGGTAG